Proteins encoded by one window of Sphingomonas ginkgonis:
- a CDS encoding winged helix-turn-helix transcriptional regulator: MKSEKLTKRIYDDACGTAHGLELIGERWSLLILRELLLGPRRFTGLKRDLPGISANVLTQRLAELEGKGLVRRSKLPPPASIQVYAATEWGLEAEPVIAELGRWAARSPRHDPTLPLSPVAIMISFRAMMDRGEAAALAGTIGFRFGDTAYVGRLDRGAFPVRRDDPAGADAVVTASPEQLAAAAYGGAPLPDGAVEGDKALVERFLSLFSLPPKAVVEAESASP; encoded by the coding sequence GTGAAGTCAGAAAAACTAACCAAGAGGATCTACGACGACGCCTGTGGGACCGCCCATGGGCTGGAGCTGATCGGAGAACGCTGGTCGCTGCTGATCCTGCGCGAGCTGCTGCTGGGGCCCCGCCGCTTCACCGGGCTGAAGCGCGACCTGCCGGGGATCAGCGCCAACGTGCTGACCCAGCGGCTCGCGGAGCTGGAGGGCAAGGGGCTGGTTCGTCGCTCGAAATTGCCGCCGCCCGCATCGATCCAGGTCTATGCGGCGACCGAGTGGGGGCTGGAGGCGGAGCCGGTGATCGCCGAACTGGGCCGATGGGCGGCGCGAAGCCCGCGCCACGATCCCACTTTGCCGCTGTCCCCCGTGGCGATCATGATCAGCTTCCGCGCGATGATGGACCGCGGCGAGGCGGCCGCGCTTGCCGGCACGATCGGGTTCCGCTTCGGCGACACCGCCTACGTCGGGCGGCTCGACAGGGGTGCCTTCCCGGTGCGCCGCGACGATCCGGCCGGGGCGGACGCCGTTGTCACGGCGAGCCCGGAACAGCTCGCCGCGGCGGCCTATGGCGGGGCTCCGCTGCCGGACGGAGCGGTCGAGGGAGACAAGGCGCTGGTCGAGCGTTTCCTGTCGCTCTTCTCGCTTCCTCCCAAAGCCGTGGTTGAGGCGGAAAGCGCTTCTCCCTAA
- the cobS gene encoding cobaltochelatase subunit CobS, whose amino-acid sequence MTDLPNASPESRAETLLASPDKLVKVRDAFGIDSDMEVPAFSEADERVPDLDPAYVFDPDTTMAICAGFARNRRVMVQGYHGTGKSTHIEQVAARLNWPCIRINLDAHISRIDLVGRDAIVLRDGQQVTEFREGLLPWALQHPVALVFDEYDAGRPDVMFVIQRVLEVEGKLTLLDQNRVIRPNPFFRLFATTNTIGLGDTTGLYHGTQAINQGQMDRWNIVTTLNYLPAQVEAQIVLAKSGEYDKADGRQTVEKMIKVADLSRQAFINGDISTVMSPRTVISWAQNALIFGDVGFAFRVSFLNKCDEAERPLIAEMYQRVFASDLPESIAARA is encoded by the coding sequence ATGACCGACCTTCCCAACGCCAGTCCCGAAAGCCGCGCCGAAACCCTGCTCGCCAGCCCCGACAAGCTGGTGAAGGTCAGGGATGCGTTCGGCATCGACAGCGACATGGAAGTGCCGGCTTTCTCCGAGGCCGACGAGCGGGTGCCGGACCTCGATCCCGCCTATGTGTTCGATCCCGACACGACGATGGCGATCTGCGCCGGCTTTGCTCGCAACCGCCGGGTGATGGTCCAGGGCTATCACGGCACCGGCAAGTCGACCCATATCGAGCAGGTCGCGGCCCGGCTGAACTGGCCGTGCATCCGGATCAATCTCGACGCCCACATCAGCCGCATCGACCTCGTCGGGCGCGACGCGATCGTACTGCGCGACGGTCAGCAGGTGACCGAGTTCCGCGAGGGGCTGCTGCCGTGGGCGCTGCAGCACCCGGTCGCGCTGGTGTTCGACGAATATGACGCCGGCCGGCCGGATGTGATGTTCGTCATCCAGCGCGTGCTGGAGGTCGAGGGCAAGCTGACCCTGCTCGACCAGAACCGGGTGATCCGGCCCAATCCCTTCTTCCGGCTGTTCGCGACGACCAACACGATCGGGTTGGGCGACACGACCGGGCTCTACCATGGCACCCAGGCGATCAACCAGGGCCAGATGGACCGCTGGAACATCGTCACCACGCTGAACTACCTGCCCGCGCAGGTCGAAGCGCAGATCGTGCTCGCCAAGTCGGGCGAGTATGACAAGGCGGACGGGCGACAGACGGTCGAGAAGATGATCAAGGTCGCCGACCTGTCGCGCCAGGCCTTCATCAACGGCGACATTTCGACCGTGATGAGCCCGCGGACGGTGATCAGCTGGGCGCAGAACGCGCTGATCTTCGGGGACGTCGGATTCGCCTTCCGGGTCAGCTTCCTCAACAAGTGCGACGAGGCGGAGCGGCCGCTGATCGCCGAGATGTACCAGAGGGTGTTCGCAAGCGACCTGCCCGAGAGCATCGCCGCCCGCGCCTGA
- a CDS encoding M10 family metallopeptidase C-terminal domain-containing protein — MLPKRPMMGIDDSLTSTHDFNLDQFPGATYRGKPVATLNQVIDHIDAGPELKASNGVITYTFLTLDHLVGMYNNKNFGFTAGFGLSSYSSAQQDAARASVQLWDDLIPQSFKEVNGLGADIVFANSLDPAQAYAYYPGHQGWKFQSDVFTADPNNAAAGNWTNKWFSYGGYGTTTLVHELGHTLGLSHPGAYNYDPNLDLTYANYAEYAQDSMQYTIMSYWGSNNTGARTINWSSFLNDYPQTPLVHDILTIQSKYGADPTTRAGDTIYGFHANAGNDVFDFTHNPFPYLAVYDAAGHDTIDLSGFTVSQFIDLHPGSFSSIGGAIPTLAAINATRAELTTLSGETFAPVSQAQVNATGASFMNANANSIAADTGVTGIKTTEYQNFAIAYGTHIEDAIGGSARDLIFGNDDANRLYGMAGDDVLRGFGGDDLLVGGLGKDTLTGGAGHDTFLFDKAEIGDLITDLTQDDRIDLSGLGNNLHYIASSGFTGHAGEVNYINGTLSADLNGDSVADFAVVLQGAPSLQPDQLVLHI; from the coding sequence ATGTTGCCCAAGCGTCCGATGATGGGGATCGATGACAGTCTGACATCGACCCATGACTTCAATCTCGACCAGTTCCCCGGCGCCACGTACCGCGGCAAGCCGGTGGCGACGCTCAACCAGGTCATCGATCACATCGATGCCGGGCCGGAGCTCAAGGCGTCCAACGGGGTGATCACCTACACCTTCCTGACGCTCGATCATCTCGTCGGCATGTACAACAACAAGAACTTCGGCTTCACCGCCGGCTTCGGTCTGTCGTCCTACTCGTCCGCGCAGCAGGATGCGGCGCGCGCCTCGGTGCAGCTGTGGGACGATCTGATCCCGCAGAGCTTCAAGGAGGTGAACGGCCTCGGCGCCGACATCGTCTTCGCCAACTCGCTCGATCCGGCTCAGGCCTATGCCTATTATCCGGGTCACCAGGGCTGGAAGTTTCAGAGCGACGTGTTCACCGCCGACCCCAACAATGCGGCGGCCGGCAACTGGACGAACAAATGGTTCAGCTACGGCGGCTACGGCACCACCACGCTGGTCCACGAGCTCGGACACACGCTCGGCCTCTCGCACCCTGGTGCCTACAATTACGATCCGAACCTGGACCTGACCTATGCCAACTACGCCGAGTACGCGCAGGACAGCATGCAGTACACGATCATGTCCTACTGGGGGTCGAACAACACCGGGGCCCGGACGATCAATTGGTCGTCGTTCCTCAACGATTATCCGCAGACGCCGCTGGTCCACGACATCCTGACGATCCAGTCGAAATACGGCGCGGATCCGACCACCCGCGCGGGCGACACCATCTACGGGTTCCACGCCAACGCGGGCAACGACGTATTCGACTTTACCCACAACCCCTTCCCGTATCTCGCCGTCTACGACGCGGCCGGGCATGACACGATCGACCTGTCGGGCTTCACCGTCTCGCAGTTCATCGACCTGCATCCGGGCTCGTTCAGCTCGATCGGCGGGGCCATCCCGACCTTGGCGGCGATCAACGCCACCCGGGCCGAACTCACCACCCTGTCGGGCGAGACCTTCGCGCCGGTCAGCCAGGCCCAGGTCAATGCCACCGGCGCTTCCTTCATGAACGCCAACGCCAACAGCATCGCGGCCGACACCGGCGTCACGGGGATCAAGACGACCGAGTACCAGAACTTCGCGATTGCGTACGGCACCCACATCGAGGACGCGATCGGCGGCTCCGCGCGCGATCTCATCTTCGGCAACGACGATGCCAACCGGCTTTACGGCATGGCGGGCGATGACGTCCTCCGCGGCTTCGGCGGGGACGACCTGCTGGTCGGCGGACTGGGCAAGGACACGCTAACGGGCGGCGCCGGTCACGACACCTTCCTGTTCGACAAGGCGGAGATCGGCGATCTCATCACCGACCTGACGCAGGACGACCGGATCGACCTCAGCGGCCTCGGCAACAACCTGCACTACATCGCCTCGTCGGGCTTCACCGGGCATGCCGGCGAGGTCAACTACATCAACGGCACGCTGTCGGCCGACCTTAACGGCGACTCCGTCGCCGACTTCGCGGTCGTGCTTCAGGGCGCGCCGTCGCTGCAGCCCGACCAACTCGTGCTGCACATCTGA
- the cobT gene encoding cobaltochelatase subunit CobT has product MSKPEPLDAFRRVLTGAARAIARDAEVEVVFASETAPASGKTARVASPGPGLQPRLVAEARGAADATALRLRHHDAAVHRRGAPADPEARAVFDALETARVEALGARSMGGVRANLAQLAEARVRGDAITRARSAEEVPLATAIGLIARERLTGDSAPEAASAGLAHVRPWIEERAGTDLDALALTLDDQSAFAQLSRQLLQDLELVDADEPAEETPEQGGEEDQQDEGQDEQAQDESDDSASSAQPEIRGEPERGESEEQLDYEAEELDGDDSEMGEDGDESAAPRSNRRSHEPELTGDYRAWTTRFDEVVEAEDLCDEDELARLRTYLDQQMASLQGVVTRLANRLQRRLMAKQARSWDFDQEEGLLDAARLARVVVSPGHSLSYKVERDTEFRDTVVTLLIDNSGSMRGRPISIAAISADILARTLERCGVATEILGFTTRAWKGGQSREAWLSEGRPPNPGRLNDLRHIVYKRADEPYRHARRNLGLMMREGLLKENIDGEALLWAAQRLLARSEDRRILMIISDGAPVDDSTASANGGSYLEKHLREVIGWIENRTPIELSAIGIGHDVTRYYNRAVTIMDAEALGGTLIGQLAGLFEAQ; this is encoded by the coding sequence ATGAGCAAGCCGGAGCCTCTCGACGCCTTCCGCCGGGTGCTGACCGGCGCCGCCCGCGCGATCGCGCGGGATGCCGAGGTCGAGGTGGTGTTCGCCTCCGAGACTGCGCCCGCGTCGGGGAAGACGGCGCGAGTCGCGTCACCCGGGCCGGGGCTGCAGCCGCGGCTGGTAGCGGAGGCGCGCGGTGCGGCGGACGCGACGGCGCTCCGCCTTCGGCATCACGACGCGGCGGTGCACCGCCGAGGCGCGCCCGCCGACCCCGAGGCCCGGGCGGTGTTCGATGCGCTCGAAACGGCGCGGGTCGAAGCGCTCGGGGCACGGTCGATGGGCGGGGTTCGCGCCAATCTCGCGCAGCTCGCCGAGGCGCGGGTGCGCGGCGACGCGATCACGCGGGCCCGAAGCGCGGAGGAAGTGCCGCTGGCGACCGCGATCGGGCTCATCGCGCGCGAGCGGCTGACCGGCGACTCGGCACCCGAGGCGGCCAGCGCCGGTCTGGCGCACGTCCGGCCATGGATCGAGGAGCGCGCCGGCACCGACCTGGACGCGCTGGCGCTGACGCTCGACGACCAGTCGGCCTTCGCCCAGCTCTCGCGCCAGCTGTTGCAGGACCTCGAACTGGTCGACGCCGACGAGCCGGCCGAGGAGACGCCCGAGCAGGGCGGCGAGGAAGACCAGCAGGACGAGGGGCAGGACGAGCAGGCGCAGGACGAGAGCGACGACAGCGCGTCCTCGGCGCAGCCCGAGATCCGCGGCGAGCCCGAGCGCGGCGAGAGCGAGGAGCAGCTCGACTATGAGGCGGAGGAGCTCGACGGCGACGACAGCGAGATGGGCGAGGACGGCGACGAGAGCGCCGCCCCACGCTCCAATCGCCGCTCGCACGAGCCCGAGCTGACCGGCGACTATCGCGCCTGGACGACCCGCTTCGACGAGGTGGTCGAGGCCGAGGACCTGTGCGACGAGGACGAGCTGGCGCGCCTCCGGACCTATCTCGACCAGCAGATGGCGAGCTTGCAGGGCGTGGTGACGCGGCTCGCCAATCGGCTGCAGCGGCGGCTGATGGCCAAGCAGGCGCGCAGCTGGGACTTCGACCAGGAGGAAGGGCTGCTCGACGCCGCGCGGCTGGCCCGGGTGGTGGTCTCCCCGGGGCACTCGCTGAGCTACAAGGTCGAGCGCGACACCGAGTTCCGCGACACGGTCGTCACCCTGCTGATCGACAATTCCGGATCGATGCGCGGGCGCCCGATCTCGATCGCGGCGATCAGCGCCGACATCCTCGCCCGGACGCTCGAGCGTTGCGGGGTGGCGACCGAGATCCTCGGCTTCACCACCCGGGCGTGGAAGGGCGGGCAGAGCCGCGAGGCATGGCTGAGCGAGGGCCGGCCGCCCAATCCAGGGCGCCTCAATGACCTTCGCCATATCGTCTACAAGCGTGCCGACGAGCCCTATCGCCATGCCCGGCGCAATCTCGGGCTGATGATGCGCGAGGGGCTGCTCAAGGAAAATATCGATGGCGAGGCGCTGCTGTGGGCGGCGCAGCGGCTGCTCGCCCGTTCGGAAGACCGGCGCATCCTGATGATCATCTCGGACGGCGCGCCGGTCGACGATTCGACGGCGAGCGCCAACGGCGGCTCCTACCTCGAGAAGCATCTGCGCGAGGTGATCGGCTGGATCGAGAACCGCACCCCGATCGAGCTCAGCGCGATCGGCATCGGCCACGACGTGACGCGCTACTACAATCGTGCGGTCACGATCATGGACGCCGAGGCGCTAGGGGGAACCCTGATCGGGCAGCTCGCCGGGCTGTTCGAAGCGCAGTGA
- a CDS encoding esterase-like activity of phytase family protein, with protein sequence MLRKFFATVAGAAVLGFYWLAVADPVADPRGPDHAAAVRFRAVHLTADRGNEVALLGAWSVKVDDRRWGGESALVLDGGRLLAQSDFGVLTSLPRPGQTGPAVVHSLDLVDGDPAAKRDRDSEALVRDPDGRGWWVGFENRHAVAFYDRNWTQRWRLRLLKTGWSKNRGIEALLAEPGRLTAISEDATEVLTIVGSKVTRARLQGSGGYLISDSTRLPDGRIVVILRRLTPRGFDNALGWLVPDGAGWRVRRFAVLPGGPFDNYEGIAAEPLPQGAARLWLISDNDAFRWRRTLLIALRLAPAPEVRPRPTRR encoded by the coding sequence TTGTTAAGGAAATTCTTTGCTACCGTCGCTGGCGCGGCCGTTCTCGGCTTCTACTGGCTGGCGGTCGCCGACCCGGTCGCGGATCCGCGCGGCCCCGATCATGCCGCGGCGGTGCGGTTCCGCGCGGTCCATCTGACCGCCGACCGCGGGAACGAGGTGGCGCTGCTCGGCGCCTGGTCGGTGAAGGTGGACGATCGGCGCTGGGGCGGCGAATCGGCGCTCGTGCTCGACGGCGGACGCCTGCTGGCGCAGTCGGACTTCGGGGTCCTCACCAGCCTTCCCCGGCCGGGTCAGACGGGCCCGGCCGTCGTCCACTCGCTGGATCTGGTCGACGGCGATCCGGCGGCCAAGCGCGACCGCGACAGCGAGGCGCTGGTCCGCGACCCGGACGGCCGTGGCTGGTGGGTCGGGTTCGAGAACCGCCACGCGGTCGCGTTCTACGACCGGAATTGGACGCAGCGCTGGCGGTTGCGACTGCTGAAAACCGGGTGGTCCAAGAACCGCGGGATCGAGGCGCTGCTCGCCGAGCCCGGACGGCTGACCGCGATCAGCGAGGACGCGACCGAAGTGCTGACGATCGTGGGCTCGAAGGTGACGCGCGCGCGGTTGCAAGGCAGCGGCGGCTATCTGATCTCGGATTCGACCCGGCTGCCCGATGGCCGAATCGTGGTGATCCTCCGGCGCCTGACCCCACGGGGCTTCGACAATGCGCTGGGCTGGCTGGTCCCGGACGGGGCGGGGTGGCGAGTGCGGCGGTTTGCCGTGCTGCCGGGAGGCCCGTTCGACAATTATGAGGGAATCGCAGCAGAGCCGCTGCCGCAGGGGGCGGCGCGGCTCTGGCTGATCAGCGACAATGACGCCTTCCGCTGGCGGCGGACGCTGCTGATCGCGCTCCGGCTCGCGCCGGCACCGGAAGTCCGGCCGCGGCCAACCCGCCGGTGA
- the rpmB gene encoding 50S ribosomal protein L28 — MPRVCELTGKGRQVGNNVSHANNKTKRTFLPNLQNVTLISDTLGEGVKLRVSTHGLRSVEHVGGLDNWLLKTSDEKLSLRVRRLKREIVKKTAA; from the coding sequence ATGCCGCGCGTTTGCGAGCTGACCGGCAAGGGCCGGCAGGTGGGTAACAATGTTTCCCACGCCAACAACAAGACCAAGCGGACCTTCCTGCCCAACCTGCAGAACGTCACGCTGATCAGCGACACGCTGGGCGAAGGCGTCAAGCTGCGCGTTTCGACCCACGGCCTGCGTTCGGTCGAGCATGTCGGCGGCCTCGACAATTGGCTGCTTAAGACCAGCGACGAGAAGCTGTCGCTACGCGTGCGCCGCCTGAAGCGCGAGATCGTCAAGAAGACCGCCGCTTAA
- a CDS encoding nucleoside deaminase codes for MRRALALADEAADCGEVPVGAVITRGGEMIAEARNAMREGSDPTAHAEIVALRRAAATLGTSRLDDCTLWVTLEPCAMCAAAIGLARVEALRFAAEDPKGGAVLHGPRLYAQPTCHHRPDVLSGIGEEEAAAQLRAFFAARR; via the coding sequence ATGCGCCGCGCGCTCGCGCTGGCGGACGAGGCAGCGGATTGCGGCGAAGTGCCGGTCGGCGCGGTGATCACCCGCGGCGGCGAGATGATCGCGGAAGCCCGAAACGCCATGCGCGAGGGCAGCGACCCGACCGCCCATGCGGAGATCGTCGCGCTTCGCCGAGCCGCAGCGACGCTGGGCACGTCGCGGCTCGACGACTGCACATTGTGGGTGACGCTCGAGCCCTGTGCGATGTGCGCGGCGGCGATCGGGCTGGCGCGGGTCGAGGCGCTTCGCTTCGCCGCCGAGGACCCCAAGGGCGGCGCCGTGCTGCACGGGCCACGGCTCTACGCGCAGCCGACCTGCCATCATCGGCCCGACGTGCTGTCGGGCATCGGCGAGGAGGAAGCGGCCGCGCAGCTGCGCGCCTTCTTCGCCGCGCGCCGCTGA
- a CDS encoding hemolysin family protein, whose product MSAHLLPFPWLDLALIVALVALNGVLSMSELAIVSAREARLKAMANNGSTGAACAITLASDPGRFLSTVQTGITLIGILAGAYSGSTLGEPVSQRLQLLGIDTELAHKLGFGLVIVVTTYLSLVVGELVPKQFALRSPEPIAAVMARPMLWLSKITAPFVWVLDRTSGLVFRLLGLNRESQNQVTAEELHLVVAEAQSAGVLEESERAIISGIVRLADRPVREVMTPRTDVDWVDVDASADDVRAAIADTPHSRLPVAEGSVDKIVGVVQLRDLLLAEFEGREINLRALARSAPVIPDLMDAMDALAVLRQAEVPLALVHDEYGHLDGIVTPGSILAALAGAFASDVEDEDPPLVEREDGSYLVSGAANADLLRDRLGIRMDEDRDFTTVAGFALSVLKRIPETGERFAHDGWSFEIVDMDGRKIDKLIAAPVRRRAVEQEPAEA is encoded by the coding sequence ATGAGCGCGCACCTCCTCCCATTTCCCTGGCTCGACCTCGCGCTGATCGTCGCGCTCGTCGCGCTTAACGGCGTGCTGTCGATGAGCGAGTTGGCGATCGTCTCCGCGCGCGAGGCGCGGCTGAAGGCGATGGCCAACAATGGGAGCACCGGCGCCGCCTGCGCGATCACGCTTGCGTCCGATCCCGGTCGGTTCCTCTCGACCGTGCAGACCGGGATCACGCTGATCGGGATTCTCGCCGGCGCCTATTCCGGCTCGACGCTCGGCGAGCCGGTGTCGCAGCGGCTCCAGCTGCTCGGGATCGACACCGAGCTGGCGCACAAGCTGGGGTTCGGGCTGGTGATCGTGGTCACCACCTACCTCAGTCTCGTCGTCGGCGAGCTGGTGCCCAAGCAGTTCGCGCTGCGCAGCCCAGAGCCGATCGCGGCGGTGATGGCCCGCCCCATGCTGTGGCTGTCGAAGATCACCGCGCCGTTCGTCTGGGTGCTCGACCGGACCAGCGGGCTGGTGTTCCGGCTGCTCGGGCTCAACCGCGAATCGCAGAACCAGGTCACCGCCGAGGAGCTTCACCTGGTGGTCGCCGAAGCGCAGAGCGCGGGCGTGCTCGAGGAAAGCGAGCGGGCGATCATCTCCGGCATCGTCCGGCTGGCCGACCGCCCGGTGCGGGAGGTCATGACCCCGCGCACCGACGTCGACTGGGTGGACGTCGATGCTTCCGCCGATGACGTCCGCGCGGCGATCGCCGACACGCCGCACAGCCGGTTGCCGGTGGCCGAAGGCTCGGTCGACAAGATCGTCGGGGTAGTCCAGCTGCGCGACCTGCTGCTCGCCGAGTTCGAAGGGCGCGAGATCAACCTGCGGGCGCTGGCGCGCTCGGCGCCGGTCATTCCCGACCTGATGGACGCCATGGATGCGCTCGCTGTGCTGCGCCAGGCCGAGGTGCCGCTGGCCCTGGTCCATGACGAGTATGGCCATCTCGACGGGATCGTCACGCCGGGGTCGATCCTGGCGGCGCTCGCGGGCGCCTTCGCCAGCGACGTCGAGGACGAGGACCCGCCGCTCGTCGAGCGCGAGGACGGCAGCTATCTCGTTTCCGGCGCCGCCAACGCCGACCTGCTCCGCGACCGGCTCGGTATCCGCATGGACGAGGACCGCGACTTCACCACCGTTGCCGGCTTCGCCCTGTCGGTCCTGAAGCGCATCCCCGAGACGGGCGAGCGCTTCGCCCACGACGGGTGGAGCTTCGAGATCGTCGACATGGATGGGCGCAAGATCGACAAGCTGATCGCGGCGCCGGTGCGTCGCCGCGCGGTGGAGCAGGAACCGGCGGAAGCCTAG
- the purD gene encoding phosphoribosylamine--glycine ligase, whose amino-acid sequence MNILLLGSGGREDALAWRLRQSPSCETLLAAPGNPGIARWADCVAIDPTDREAVVALARAHEIGLVVVGPEAPLVAGVADACRTAGIPVFGPSAAAAALEGSKGFTKDLCRREAIPTADYVRVEGVDEALHALHRFSLPVVIKADGLAAGKGVTVAATRAEAEQAVREAEGGPLVIEEFLDGEEASLFALCDGETVVALASAQDHKRVGEGDTGPNTGGMGAYSPAPVLSPELEVRAMQEIVEPTVRAMAAAGTPFSGVLYAGLMLTAGGPKLIEYNVRFGDPECEAIMPRLEGDVAELLLAVATGRLADAQPVTLSDEVTMTVVMAADGYPGTPRRGSPIDGIDTAEQVPGVTVFHAGTARHGSGALLSAGGRVLAVTARADTLANAKARAYRAIDQIDFPDGFCRRDIGWRELARAEA is encoded by the coding sequence ATGAATATCCTGCTCTTGGGGTCGGGCGGGCGCGAGGATGCGCTGGCGTGGCGGCTGAGACAATCGCCGAGTTGCGAGACGCTGCTCGCCGCGCCCGGCAATCCCGGCATAGCACGCTGGGCCGATTGCGTCGCCATCGATCCGACCGACCGCGAGGCCGTCGTGGCGCTGGCGAGGGCGCACGAGATCGGCCTGGTCGTGGTCGGTCCCGAGGCGCCGCTGGTGGCCGGGGTGGCCGATGCCTGCCGCACCGCCGGCATCCCGGTCTTCGGTCCGTCAGCCGCGGCCGCCGCGCTCGAGGGCAGCAAGGGCTTCACCAAGGACCTCTGCCGGCGCGAGGCGATTCCGACCGCCGACTATGTCCGCGTCGAAGGAGTGGACGAAGCGCTCCACGCGCTCCACCGCTTCTCACTCCCCGTCGTGATCAAGGCCGATGGTCTCGCCGCGGGCAAGGGTGTCACGGTCGCCGCGACCCGCGCCGAAGCCGAGCAGGCGGTGCGCGAGGCCGAGGGCGGACCTCTGGTGATCGAGGAGTTCCTCGACGGCGAGGAGGCGAGCCTGTTTGCGCTGTGCGACGGCGAAACCGTCGTGGCGCTCGCCAGCGCGCAGGATCACAAGCGGGTCGGCGAGGGCGACACCGGGCCCAACACGGGTGGCATGGGCGCCTACTCCCCCGCGCCGGTCCTCTCGCCCGAGCTGGAGGTCCGCGCGATGCAGGAAATCGTCGAACCGACCGTACGCGCCATGGCCGCCGCGGGAACGCCGTTCAGCGGCGTGCTTTACGCAGGTCTGATGCTGACCGCTGGCGGCCCCAAGCTGATCGAATACAACGTCCGGTTCGGCGATCCGGAATGTGAGGCGATCATGCCGCGGCTGGAGGGCGACGTCGCCGAACTGCTGCTCGCGGTGGCGACCGGACGTCTCGCGGACGCGCAGCCGGTCACCCTGAGCGACGAGGTGACGATGACGGTGGTGATGGCGGCGGACGGCTATCCCGGCACGCCCCGCAGGGGCAGTCCCATCGACGGCATCGACACGGCCGAGCAGGTACCCGGCGTGACGGTGTTCCACGCCGGCACCGCCCGCCACGGCTCCGGCGCGCTGCTGTCTGCCGGGGGCCGGGTACTGGCGGTGACCGCCCGCGCGGACACGCTCGCCAATGCCAAGGCCCGCGCCTATCGGGCGATCGACCAGATCGACTTTCCGGATGGCTTCTGCCGCCGCGACATCGGCTGGCGCGAGCTGGCGAGGGCCGAGGCATGA